The following proteins are co-located in the Clavibacter capsici genome:
- a CDS encoding NAD(P)H-hydrate dehydratase, with protein MSDDDDAVSDGPAEVVTPAGLRDWALPAATGSKYGRGQVVVVGGALRSPGAAMISGLAALRVGAGRLTLAVGASVASTVAVAVPESGVVPLPETADGHVRGDGIRDAADDIASADAVLVGPGLDDADEAERMVALLPTIVGDDAVVVLDAFALGVLPSCREAAARLAGRLVLTPNSSEAARLLDREAGDDAVADAREIARGYAAVVSMSGVVAAPDGRAWTIGAGGSGLGTSGSGDVLGGAITGLCARGADPAQAAVWATHAHAAAGDRLAVQVGPLGYLASELLLELPRVLVELEA; from the coding sequence ATGAGCGACGACGATGACGCCGTGTCGGACGGCCCCGCGGAGGTCGTGACCCCGGCCGGCCTGCGGGACTGGGCGCTGCCCGCGGCGACCGGATCCAAGTACGGCCGCGGCCAGGTCGTGGTCGTCGGCGGCGCCCTCCGCTCCCCCGGCGCGGCCATGATCTCCGGCCTCGCGGCGCTGCGGGTCGGCGCCGGCCGGCTCACGCTCGCGGTGGGTGCGTCCGTGGCGTCCACGGTGGCCGTCGCCGTGCCCGAGTCCGGCGTCGTGCCGCTGCCCGAGACCGCGGACGGGCACGTGCGCGGCGACGGGATCCGCGACGCCGCGGACGACATCGCCTCCGCCGACGCCGTGCTCGTCGGCCCGGGCCTCGACGACGCCGACGAGGCCGAGCGCATGGTGGCGCTCCTGCCGACGATCGTGGGCGACGACGCCGTCGTGGTGCTCGACGCCTTCGCCCTCGGGGTCCTGCCGTCGTGCCGGGAGGCGGCGGCGCGCCTGGCCGGGCGGCTCGTGCTCACGCCCAACTCCTCGGAGGCCGCGCGGCTGCTCGACCGCGAGGCGGGCGACGACGCCGTGGCCGACGCCCGCGAGATCGCCCGCGGGTACGCGGCCGTCGTCTCGATGAGCGGTGTGGTCGCCGCCCCCGACGGACGCGCCTGGACGATCGGCGCGGGCGGCAGCGGACTCGGGACCTCCGGATCCGGCGACGTGCTCGGCGGGGCGATCACCGGCCTCTGCGCCCGGGGCGCGGATCCGGCGCAGGCGGCGGTGTGGGCGACCCACGCGCATGCGGCCGCGGGCGACCGGCTCGCCGTGCAGGTCGGGCCGCTCGGCTACCTCGCGAGCGAGCTGCTCCTCGAGCTGCCGCGCGTGCTCGTCGAGCTCGAGGCGTGA
- the deoC gene encoding deoxyribose-phosphate aldolase, which produces MSTSPSTPPADTAAIARIIDHTLLKPEATRDEVAALVAEAVELGTYSVCVSPSMLPLELPAGSDLKVAVVCGFPSGKHHSDIKAAEAALSIRQGADEVDMVIDVGAAREGRFADVEADIRAVREAVPAPAVLKVIIESAALDDDQIVAVCQASVAAGADFVKTSTGFHPTGGATVHAVELMSRTVDGKAGVKASGGIRTYETAVQMIEAGATRLGVSGSAVVLAGPVQTPENGALGSSGY; this is translated from the coding sequence ATGAGCACCAGCCCGTCCACGCCCCCGGCCGACACCGCCGCGATCGCCCGCATCATCGACCACACGCTCCTCAAGCCCGAGGCCACGCGCGACGAGGTCGCCGCGCTCGTCGCCGAGGCCGTCGAGCTCGGCACCTACTCGGTGTGCGTGTCGCCGTCGATGCTGCCGCTGGAGCTGCCCGCGGGATCCGACCTCAAGGTCGCCGTGGTCTGCGGCTTCCCCAGCGGCAAGCACCACAGCGACATCAAGGCCGCCGAGGCCGCGCTCTCCATCCGCCAGGGCGCCGACGAGGTCGACATGGTCATCGACGTGGGCGCCGCCCGCGAGGGCCGCTTCGCCGACGTCGAGGCCGACATCCGCGCCGTGCGCGAGGCCGTGCCCGCGCCCGCCGTGCTCAAGGTGATCATCGAGTCGGCCGCCCTCGACGACGACCAGATCGTCGCCGTCTGCCAGGCGTCCGTCGCCGCCGGGGCCGACTTCGTGAAGACCTCCACGGGGTTCCACCCCACCGGCGGCGCGACCGTGCACGCGGTCGAGCTGATGAGCCGCACCGTCGACGGGAAGGCCGGCGTGAAGGCGTCCGGCGGGATCCGCACATACGAGACCGCCGTGCAGATGATCGAGGCCGGCGCCACGCGCCTCGGCGTCTCCGGCAGCGCGGTCGTGCTCGCGGGCCCGGTGCAGACACCCGAGAACGGCGCGCTCGGATCGAGCGGCTACTGA
- a CDS encoding M18 family aminopeptidase — translation MPADRRAHLADLGLFIQASPSSFHAADEGARRLEAAGFARLDERDAWPVGAGRRFIVRDGALLAWIQPAGAHATTPFRVLGAHTDSPGFKLKPKPTVGSDGWVQAGVEVYGGPLLNSWLDRDLELAGRLVTRDGRRHLVRTGPLLRFPQLAVHLDRGVNTDGLRLDPQRHMSPILGTGSPADADVLGHLAGLAGLAADDVLGYDVGVADTQAPGSLGLDGELFAAGRMDNLSSVHAGLAALLELAATADDDPDAPIAVLAAFDHEEVGSATPSGAAGPILEDVLGRISAGLGAGSEERRRAFASSWCLSADAGHAVHPNYPDRHDPANRPVPNGGPLLKINANQRYATDGVGAREWALACERAGVPTQEFVSSNAVPCGSTIGPITATRLGIRTVDVGIPLLSMHSSRELCGADDPGHLAAAAAAFLRPAA, via the coding sequence ATGCCGGCGGACCGCCGCGCGCACCTCGCCGACCTCGGCCTGTTCATCCAGGCCTCCCCCTCCTCGTTCCACGCCGCCGACGAGGGCGCCCGCCGCCTCGAGGCCGCGGGCTTCGCGCGCCTCGACGAGCGCGACGCCTGGCCCGTCGGCGCTGGCCGCCGGTTCATCGTCCGCGACGGCGCGCTCCTCGCGTGGATCCAGCCCGCCGGCGCGCACGCCACCACGCCCTTCCGCGTGCTCGGCGCCCACACCGACTCCCCCGGCTTCAAGCTGAAGCCGAAGCCCACCGTCGGATCCGACGGCTGGGTGCAGGCCGGCGTCGAGGTGTACGGCGGCCCGCTCCTCAACTCCTGGCTCGACCGCGACCTCGAGCTCGCCGGCCGGCTCGTCACGCGCGACGGCCGCCGCCACCTCGTCCGCACGGGCCCGCTCCTGCGCTTCCCGCAGCTCGCCGTGCACCTCGACCGCGGCGTCAACACCGACGGCCTGCGGCTGGATCCGCAGCGCCACATGTCCCCGATCCTCGGCACCGGCTCCCCCGCGGACGCCGACGTGCTCGGCCACCTGGCCGGGCTCGCGGGGCTCGCCGCGGACGACGTGCTCGGCTACGACGTGGGCGTCGCCGACACGCAGGCGCCCGGATCCCTCGGCCTCGACGGCGAGCTGTTCGCCGCCGGCCGCATGGACAACCTCAGCTCCGTGCACGCCGGCCTCGCCGCGCTCCTCGAGCTCGCGGCCACCGCGGACGACGACCCGGACGCGCCCATCGCGGTGCTCGCCGCCTTCGACCACGAGGAGGTCGGATCCGCGACCCCGTCGGGCGCCGCCGGCCCGATCCTCGAGGACGTGCTCGGCCGCATCTCCGCCGGCCTCGGCGCCGGGTCCGAGGAGCGCCGTCGCGCGTTCGCGTCGTCCTGGTGCCTCTCCGCCGACGCCGGCCACGCGGTGCACCCGAACTACCCGGACCGTCACGACCCCGCCAACCGGCCGGTGCCGAACGGCGGCCCGCTGCTGAAGATCAACGCGAACCAGCGGTACGCGACGGACGGCGTCGGCGCGCGCGAGTGGGCGCTGGCCTGCGAGCGCGCGGGCGTCCCCACCCAGGAGTTCGTCTCCAGCAACGCCGTGCCGTGCGGCTCGACCATCGGGCCCATCACGGCGACGCGGCTCGGGATCCGCACGGTCGACGTCGGCATCCCGCTGCTCTCGATGCACTCGTCCCGCGAGCTGTGCGGCGCCGACGACCCGGGGCACCTCGCCGCCGCGGCCGCCGCGTTCCTCCGCCCGGCCGCCTGA
- a CDS encoding DUF305 domain-containing protein: MGYRYRLAAATTAIVLAAGLAGCSTPPRTPEDAASPSADAAAPIETESEGWNRADLSFAEEMGDHAAGSVELAVAALQVRDLPPGAEELAVQIRDEQGPQARTLAQLAEGWGEEEGASGAQGTEDREEAGGVAGGSEAGTGSEDGAAAGSGSQTDTEEMSDAAFDAEVRALQAATGADAGRLFLQGMIARHEVAIELADGEAQLGTSTEALELAGAMSAAQEEQLTKMRALLASYEG, from the coding sequence ATGGGATACCGCTACCGACTCGCCGCCGCCACGACCGCCATCGTCCTCGCCGCCGGGCTCGCCGGCTGCTCGACGCCCCCGCGCACGCCCGAGGACGCCGCCAGCCCGAGCGCCGACGCGGCCGCGCCCATCGAGACGGAGTCCGAGGGCTGGAACCGCGCCGACCTCTCCTTCGCGGAGGAGATGGGCGACCACGCCGCCGGATCCGTCGAGCTCGCCGTGGCCGCGCTCCAGGTGCGCGACCTGCCGCCGGGGGCGGAGGAGCTGGCCGTGCAGATCCGCGATGAGCAGGGCCCGCAGGCGCGCACGCTCGCGCAGCTGGCCGAGGGGTGGGGCGAGGAGGAGGGCGCGTCCGGCGCCCAGGGCACCGAGGACCGCGAGGAGGCGGGCGGCGTGGCCGGTGGATCCGAGGCGGGCACCGGATCCGAGGACGGCGCCGCGGCGGGCTCCGGATCGCAGACCGACACGGAGGAGATGAGCGACGCGGCATTCGACGCCGAGGTCCGGGCCCTCCAGGCCGCGACCGGCGCGGACGCCGGCCGGCTCTTCCTGCAGGGGATGATCGCCCGGCACGAGGTGGCGATCGAGCTGGCCGACGGGGAGGCGCAGCTCGGCACCTCGACCGAGGCGCTCGAGCTCGCGGGCGCCATGTCCGCGGCCCAGGAGGAGCAGCTGACGAAGATGCGCGCGCTGCTGGCGTCGTACGAGGGCTGA
- a CDS encoding dienelactone hydrolase family protein — MPEIVDLPHPGVTLEFGEPGKPVVVLVHDDHGRLPWLDQYALALARAGFHVLVPDLYDGRATLDDGLAASLAAQLDVGYALGTIRDGIDSARARGSERVGLVGFAPGGWLALLEAQDGGADAVVAYCASLGPEEHGVIPCAVLLHLAEHDEWMDDQRPEAFIGRLREHGTPVTSHTYPGTLPVFPNASLRDRLDPDAAALAYRRTEAFLADHLGNP; from the coding sequence ATGCCCGAGATCGTCGACCTGCCGCATCCGGGCGTCACGCTCGAGTTCGGGGAGCCCGGGAAGCCCGTCGTCGTGCTCGTCCACGACGACCACGGACGCCTCCCCTGGCTCGACCAGTACGCCCTCGCGCTGGCCCGCGCCGGCTTCCACGTGCTCGTCCCCGACCTCTACGACGGTCGCGCCACCCTCGACGACGGCCTCGCGGCGAGCCTGGCCGCGCAGCTCGACGTGGGGTACGCCCTCGGCACGATCCGCGACGGCATCGACTCCGCGCGGGCCCGCGGATCCGAGCGCGTCGGCCTCGTCGGCTTCGCGCCCGGCGGCTGGCTCGCGCTCCTCGAGGCGCAGGACGGCGGCGCGGACGCCGTGGTCGCGTACTGCGCGAGCCTCGGGCCCGAGGAGCACGGCGTCATCCCGTGCGCGGTGCTCCTCCACCTGGCCGAGCACGACGAGTGGATGGACGACCAGCGGCCCGAGGCGTTCATCGGCCGCCTGCGCGAGCACGGCACCCCGGTCACCTCGCACACCTACCCCGGCACGCTCCCCGTCTTCCCCAACGCGAGCCTCCGCGACCGGCTCGACCCCGACGCCGCGGCCCTCGCCTACCGCCGGACGGAGGCGTTCCTCGCCGACCATCTCGGAAACCCGTGA
- a CDS encoding DUF4383 domain-containing protein produces the protein MSSSPNRLLGTVFGAVYVLVGLLGFLFPPQSGGFFSSDGGLLLGIFMVNPFHNVAHLLIGAALLIGGLSSVASAKAVNSTIGFAYLALGIVGFFLVNTDFNILALNTADHFLHLGSAVVLLIVGLGAEKGVRNRAARAA, from the coding sequence ATGAGCTCGTCCCCGAACCGCCTGCTCGGCACCGTCTTCGGCGCCGTCTACGTCCTCGTCGGCCTTCTCGGCTTCCTGTTCCCCCCGCAGAGCGGCGGGTTCTTCTCCTCCGACGGCGGTCTGCTGCTCGGGATCTTCATGGTGAACCCGTTCCACAACGTGGCCCACCTGCTGATCGGCGCGGCCCTCCTCATCGGCGGCCTCTCCAGCGTCGCGTCGGCCAAGGCCGTGAACTCGACCATCGGGTTCGCGTACCTCGCGCTCGGCATCGTCGGCTTCTTCCTCGTGAACACCGACTTCAACATCCTCGCGCTGAACACCGCGGACCACTTCCTGCACCTCGGCAGCGCCGTCGTGCTGCTGATCGTGGGCCTCGGCGCCGAGAAGGGCGTCCGCAACCGCGCCGCCCGCGCCGCCTAG